The following are from one region of the Paraglaciecola sp. L1A13 genome:
- a CDS encoding DUF4336 domain-containing protein, translated as MKKAVKVLNNIGENIWTVEGEAVLFFGMPYTTIMTLIKMASGDIWIHSSLKLSQDLIREVSALGNVKYLVSPNKLHHLFIADWIKAFPKAICYASPGLVKKRRDITFDKELGMHPETE; from the coding sequence ATGAAAAAGGCAGTTAAAGTGCTAAACAATATCGGAGAAAACATTTGGACTGTTGAGGGTGAAGCGGTTCTTTTTTTTGGCATGCCTTATACAACCATAATGACTTTAATTAAGATGGCAAGTGGCGATATATGGATACATTCATCACTGAAATTATCTCAAGATCTTATCAGAGAGGTATCGGCTCTAGGTAACGTTAAATACCTTGTTTCTCCAAATAAATTACACCACCTCTTTATAGCAGATTGGATAAAAGCGTTTCCAAAGGCCATTTGTTACGCGTCACCGGGTTTAGTCAAAAAGAGGCGTGATATAACGTTCGATAAAGAGTTGGGAATGCATCCAGAAACTGAGTGA
- a CDS encoding transposase: protein MPQPRKSQISLIDTPYYHCVSRCVRHSYLCGIDKHSGQSYEHRRGWVEERLLFLSTIFAIDICAYAVMNNHTHVVLCVNKALAENWSTDEVLRRYHKLHKGTLLTQKYVNGDTLSQGELITLDDTVEIYRKRLYEISWFMRDLNERIAREANKEDGCTGRFWEGRFKSQALLDESAVLACMAYVDLNPIRARIEKTPETSKHTSIQKRTQAVKNQQAQPSSLMPFAGNPRKNMPKGIAYSLKDYCELVETTGRCIRYDKAGCINNDKSPILERLGLDSAQWLTLTTEFEKHFCYAAGAEQMMSAFKRHTHHQRLRGMTKAKELLTRA, encoded by the coding sequence ATGCCTCAGCCTCGAAAAAGCCAAATCAGTTTAATCGATACGCCTTATTATCACTGTGTGTCACGCTGTGTTCGTCACTCGTATTTATGTGGAATAGATAAACATTCCGGGCAGAGCTATGAGCATCGTCGGGGTTGGGTAGAAGAGCGTTTATTGTTTTTATCTACGATATTTGCCATCGACATATGTGCTTATGCGGTTATGAATAATCACACTCATGTAGTGCTTTGTGTTAATAAAGCGTTGGCTGAGAATTGGAGTACCGATGAGGTGTTGAGGCGGTATCACAAACTCCATAAAGGCACTTTGCTCACACAGAAATATGTGAACGGCGATACGTTGAGCCAAGGGGAGCTAATCACGCTTGATGACACGGTAGAAATATACAGAAAACGTTTATATGAAATCAGTTGGTTTATGCGTGACTTAAACGAACGCATTGCCCGTGAAGCCAATAAAGAGGACGGTTGCACTGGTAGATTTTGGGAAGGACGATTTAAATCACAAGCACTGTTAGATGAAAGTGCTGTTTTAGCTTGTATGGCCTATGTAGATTTAAACCCCATTCGCGCAAGAATTGAAAAAACACCCGAGACATCAAAACACACTAGTATCCAAAAGCGTACTCAAGCTGTTAAAAATCAACAAGCCCAACCGAGCTCGTTAATGCCCTTTGCGGGAAATCCTCGTAAAAACATGCCAAAAGGTATCGCTTATTCACTCAAAGACTATTGTGAGCTCGTAGAGACTACCGGTCGCTGTATCCGCTATGATAAGGCGGGTTGTATCAATAATGATAAAAGCCCCATTCTAGAAAGACTGGGATTAGATAGCGCTCAATGGTTAACGTTAACGACTGAATTCGAAAAACACTTCTGCTACGCCGCAGGTGCTGAGCAAATGATGAGCGCCTTTAAACGTCATACCCATCATCAACGGTTACG
- a CDS encoding 2-dehydro-3-deoxy-6-phosphogalactonate aldolase translates to MSLNIFQTAMTQLPLVAILRGITPDEVIDVARTLQTEGFRIIEVPLNSPQPYESIKRLVYTFGDDLIIGAGTVLNCEQVDQHAIGGKVIISPNVNTDVIRRAKAQGLYCIPGFYTVTEAFKAIDAGADGIKLFPAETLGATGLKGMMVVLPNNIPVLPVGGVSNETIAGFIDVGAGGFGLGSGLYKAGMTVAQVAENAKGYVNAYRAAVNRK, encoded by the coding sequence ATGAGTTTAAATATTTTTCAAACAGCGATGACTCAGTTACCGCTGGTCGCTATTTTACGTGGTATTACACCAGACGAAGTGATTGACGTTGCTCGAACATTGCAGACAGAAGGTTTCAGAATTATTGAGGTACCTCTTAATTCGCCTCAGCCCTATGAAAGTATAAAGCGTTTAGTTTATACATTTGGTGATGATTTGATTATTGGTGCGGGCACCGTATTGAACTGTGAACAGGTCGATCAGCACGCTATAGGTGGCAAAGTCATTATCTCTCCTAATGTGAATACCGATGTTATTCGCCGTGCTAAAGCCCAAGGCCTGTACTGCATTCCCGGTTTCTATACGGTTACAGAAGCCTTTAAAGCTATTGATGCTGGCGCCGACGGCATTAAATTATTCCCTGCAGAAACCTTAGGTGCAACTGGCCTGAAAGGCATGATGGTGGTATTACCTAACAATATACCTGTTTTGCCCGTTGGGGGAGTTTCTAACGAAACTATTGCTGGCTTTATTGATGTGGGTGCTGGCGGCTTTGGCTTGGGTTCAGGTTTGTATAAAGCTGGCATGACGGTGGCGCAAGTGGCTGAAAATGCAAAAGGTTATGTAAACGCATACCGCGCAGCTGTTAACCGAAAATAA
- a CDS encoding DUF6796 family protein, whose protein sequence is MERNNVIVLTGLIGLLAAVLVGAGEFLLHFDPLARYSEVHYDFMLATSDLQQTIGHFLGALGAPLYIVGCWHIYLMLKPANQKLAFFGFLIGAYGFMLGADWISSRASIGALIHAKTQGMDVDHLINLYQIRYESLLTVVRITTLLSSVIFIYLAATGRSHYQKWHAFFSPIVLLLLSFVVYLINPSIGKYLMPIALNVGFGLFFILSLIQTKKLRVSA, encoded by the coding sequence ATGGAACGAAATAACGTAATCGTATTGACCGGTTTAATTGGGTTATTAGCTGCGGTGTTAGTAGGTGCAGGTGAATTCCTATTACATTTTGATCCCCTGGCTAGATACTCTGAAGTGCATTACGATTTTATGCTTGCTACATCTGATTTACAGCAGACCATCGGGCATTTTTTAGGCGCTCTTGGCGCACCGCTTTACATTGTAGGGTGCTGGCATATCTACTTGATGCTTAAACCCGCCAATCAAAAACTCGCCTTTTTCGGTTTTTTAATTGGAGCCTATGGATTTATGTTAGGTGCTGATTGGATCAGCTCACGTGCCAGTATCGGTGCCTTGATCCATGCCAAAACGCAAGGTATGGACGTCGATCACCTCATAAATCTCTACCAAATCCGATATGAAAGTTTGCTCACCGTAGTGCGTATTACTACCCTGTTGAGCTCTGTTATCTTTATTTATTTAGCGGCCACAGGACGCTCACATTATCAAAAGTGGCATGCTTTTTTTAGCCCTATCGTGCTCCTGCTCTTGTCTTTTGTGGTGTACTTGATCAATCCCTCTATAGGTAAATATTTAATGCCAATCGCGCTAAATGTTGGATTTGGCTTATTCTTTATTCTGTCTTTAATACAAACAAAAAAACTAAGAGTGTCAGCATAG
- a CDS encoding VCBS repeat-containing protein, with protein sequence MKKLLLIPVTLIVLLIMVFMVKFTLDKNNPYDVSTNGLAIPEFDSYLLDFDQKLSNAESLPFTASAIIDIDNDGTEELFIGGGPNQKDALFGYINGKLEPLNSDIISKPDMQDATFAAMVLDADGNGFSDLVITRTTGVWLYSNQDGKFSPQKLDLPIQSDTTPLSVAIADINRDGHFDMYVAGYIKKELVEGQNIFNKEGYGGSSLMLLNNGDNTFTDITDSSGLKYKHNTFMGIFVDMDNDGLEDLVVAHDTGHVKTWKNVGGNKFTDVANPNSDEYSYPMGIAVTDLDDDGLVDFFFSNVGSTPPSFLVKGDLRDDQKFNPKWIMFKNKGDFEFNDVAAQVKIADYEFSWGAIFEDFNLDGHDDLVVSENYIGFPPHKLSLLRLPGRFLLQNNQGEFAETGEQSGVINTGYSITPITADFNNDGYPDVVHVNIAGQSKAFINKGGEAKYLKVKLPDTVYSIAAKITVTRSDGKILRRDYVLGEGLNSDQSHVQIFALEDARASEVSVQYINGEKSVQTGNWINSTVSF encoded by the coding sequence ATGAAAAAATTATTGCTTATACCCGTCACACTGATCGTCTTATTGATCATGGTTTTTATGGTCAAATTTACCTTAGATAAAAACAATCCATATGATGTTTCAACCAATGGACTCGCTATACCCGAGTTTGATTCTTATTTATTGGATTTTGATCAGAAACTCAGCAATGCCGAATCTTTACCATTTACCGCCAGTGCAATAATTGATATCGATAATGACGGTACCGAAGAGCTTTTCATTGGTGGCGGTCCTAACCAGAAAGATGCCCTATTCGGGTATATCAACGGTAAATTGGAACCACTAAATTCGGATATCATCAGCAAGCCAGACATGCAGGATGCTACCTTCGCTGCGATGGTTTTAGATGCAGACGGTAACGGTTTTTCTGATTTAGTCATCACCCGCACAACAGGTGTTTGGTTATATTCGAATCAAGATGGTAAGTTCAGCCCACAGAAACTTGACTTGCCCATTCAATCAGACACCACACCATTATCTGTAGCTATCGCAGATATTAATCGTGACGGACATTTTGACATGTACGTGGCCGGTTATATAAAAAAGGAATTGGTTGAAGGTCAAAACATTTTCAACAAAGAAGGTTATGGCGGCAGTAGCTTGATGTTGCTTAACAATGGCGATAATACCTTTACTGATATTACCGACTCGTCGGGACTAAAATATAAACACAATACCTTTATGGGAATTTTTGTTGATATGGATAACGATGGTTTGGAAGATTTAGTCGTCGCACACGATACTGGTCATGTCAAAACCTGGAAAAACGTCGGCGGCAATAAATTTACTGACGTTGCGAATCCAAATAGTGACGAATATAGCTATCCCATGGGGATTGCGGTTACCGATCTTGATGACGATGGTCTTGTTGATTTCTTTTTTTCCAACGTTGGAAGTACCCCACCAAGCTTTTTGGTAAAGGGCGATTTACGTGACGACCAAAAATTTAATCCCAAATGGATCATGTTCAAAAATAAAGGCGACTTTGAGTTTAACGATGTTGCGGCACAGGTCAAAATTGCCGACTACGAGTTTTCTTGGGGCGCAATATTCGAAGACTTCAATCTAGACGGACACGATGATCTAGTGGTGTCAGAAAACTACATTGGTTTCCCACCTCACAAGCTTTCTTTATTGAGATTACCTGGGCGGTTTTTGCTGCAAAATAATCAAGGCGAGTTTGCTGAAACCGGAGAGCAAAGCGGCGTAATTAATACGGGTTATAGCATTACCCCCATCACTGCCGACTTTAACAATGACGGATATCCTGATGTGGTACATGTGAATATTGCCGGGCAATCAAAAGCCTTTATCAATAAAGGCGGCGAGGCCAAATATCTGAAAGTAAAATTACCTGATACCGTTTATTCAATTGCTGCAAAGATTACTGTCACAAGAAGCGATGGCAAAATCCTTCGTCGTGACTATGTATTGGGCGAAGGACTTAATTCTGACCAATCTCATGTGCAAATTTTTGCTTTAGAAGATGCACGAGCTAGCGAAGTCAGTGTGCAATATATTAATGGTGAAAAATCAGTTCAAACAGGGAATTGGATTAATTCCACTGTTTCATTCTAA
- a CDS encoding lactoylglutathione lyase, which translates to MHTTDIRLFIPSKDFALSQQFYQALGFSKESVNDQLCLFTCDECTFFLQNSCQQAFAENLMMQLIVPDIHAAFAQIESMGDLATKYQPIKHESWGKVVYLWGPSGELWHITELNTQ; encoded by the coding sequence ATGCACACAACTGATATTCGTTTATTTATTCCGAGCAAAGATTTTGCGCTATCCCAACAATTCTACCAAGCGTTAGGCTTTAGCAAAGAATCCGTCAATGATCAATTATGTCTATTTACCTGTGATGAATGTACCTTCTTTTTACAGAATAGTTGCCAACAAGCATTCGCTGAAAACCTTATGATGCAATTGATTGTGCCAGATATACATGCCGCTTTTGCGCAAATTGAAAGCATGGGTGATTTGGCTACTAAATATCAGCCAATTAAACACGAATCTTGGGGCAAGGTCGTTTATTTGTGGGGACCGTCAGGCGAGTTGTGGCATATCACGGAATTAAACACCCAGTAG